The following are from one region of the Trichoderma breve strain T069 chromosome 5, whole genome shotgun sequence genome:
- a CDS encoding cys/Met metabolism PLP-dependent enzyme domain-containing protein translates to MEYHPETSALHADDELDVTNDVAPPLHVASTFRFPSEPAQLVPLRHRSAEDKSHVYARLTNPNTTRFETVLTSLLKAPSLTYTSGLAALLGVLFCLKPRQISIGKGYPGCHGTIALVSGLNGMKKLPLDCSTEELETGDVIFLETPVNPTGVAMNIQDFANKAHSRGAILVVDATFGPPGLQDPFIHGADIVLHSGTKYLGGHSDMLCGVVATNNREWYTQLKKERFFLGGVMGSLEGWLGVRSMRTLHLRVVRQSETTTKLVQWLSTALKADETNGVQAKSESQIIKTTLASITHASLQVADLEQGWLKSQMPNGFGPVFSICLKSRNMANRFPSKLKLFSHSTSLGGVESLIEWRTMTDPEADPTLLRVSIGVEHWEDLKTDMLQAFKAVLEEEKE, encoded by the exons ATGGAGTATCATCCTGAAACCTCTGCCCTACATGCCGACGATGAGTTGGATGTGACCAATGATGTGGCACCTCCTCTCCATGTGGCAAGCACTTTTAGGTTTCCCTCAGAGCCTGCGCAACTCGTTCCATTAAGGCATCGAAGT GCAGAAGACAAGAGCCACGTTTACGCTCGTCTGACAAATCCCAACACAACCAGATTCGAAACGGTACTTACGTCTCTTCTCAAGGCGCCCTCATTGACATATACATCTGGACTGGCAGCTTTATTAGGTGTATTGTTTTGCCTTAAGCCTCGTCAGATATCCATTGGCAAAGGATATCCCGGATGCCATGGAACAATCGCGCTCGTCAGTGGCCTAAATggaatgaagaagctgccttTGGACTGCTCAACAGAAGAGCTTGAGACAGGAGATGTCATCTTCCTGGAGACTCCTGTCAATCCTACTGGTGTCGCTATGAATATCCAGGATTTCGCTAATAAGGCACACTCAAGGGGCGCCATCTTAGTCGTGGATGCCACGTTTGGCCCTCCAGGACTTCAAGACCCATTCATACATGGTGCCGACATTGTACTTCACTCCGGGACCAAATATCTTGGAGGACACAGTGACATGCTCTGTGGTGTCGTTGCAACAAATAATCGAGAGTGGTATACGCAGTTGAAGAAAGaacgcttcttcttgggcggcGTGATGGGCAGTCTTGAGGGCTGGCTTGGCGTTCGCAGCATGAgaactcttcatcttcgagtTGTACGACAGAGCGAAACGACCACAAAATTGGTTCAATGGCTCAGCACAGCCCTCAAAGCTGATGAAACCAATGGGGTGCAAGCAAAATCGGAATCACAAATTATTAAGACTACTCTTGCCAGCATCACCCACGCATCTCTCCAGGTGGCTGATCTGGAACAAGGATGGCTCAAGTCTCAAATGCCTAACGGCTTTGGACCCGTCTTCTCTATATGCCTAAAATCTCGAAATATGGCTAATAGGTTCCCAAGCAAGTTGAAGCTGTTCTCTCATTCAACTAGTCTTGGTGGAGTTGAGAGCCTGATTGAGTGGAGGACCATGACAGATCCTGAAGCGGATCCTACGCTGCTCCGTGTTAGCATTGGAGTAGAACACTGGGAGGACCTTAAGACTGATATGTTGCAAGCTTTTAAGGCTGTcttggaagaggaaaaagaatga